GGGACACGGTGAGGTCCGCCAGTGTGTCGGCCAGCTTTACGTCCGTCCGGTCAGAGACTGTGCCATCGGTAGCCTGGTAGCGGAAGTCACCGTTGGCGTCGTTGTAGAACGATGCGTAGATGACCACGTTGAGGTCGGCCGTTGTCTTCGGCATGCCGAAGACTGCGCTCTGCGCGGCAACACCAGTGACGACCGTGGCTGTGTCACCGAGGATGCCGTTGCTTGCGTCTTCCAGTCCTGCGTCCTGGCCGGTGCCAGGAGCTGAGAGGTATAGCAATGGAGCGTCAGCATCGGCCGGCAGGGCTGTCTCACTCACCAGTAGTTGATCGCCGTAGTAGACCTCGTAGCTGTAGCTGATGCCAGAAATAGCGGAAGTGACTTGATCTAGGCCGTCTACTCCCAGGCGTGCCACGAGGTTGTCGCCGTCAAGGGTGGCCGTGGCCTCGAAGGATGCTGCCAGCTTGTCACCGGGGGCAATGCGCCAGGTATTGACATCATCGACCAAGTGGCCCAGCTGCGATCCGTCACTGGCACCGACAGTGTCCACCGCATCTTTGCGGTCATTGGACACATCCCAGAATGAGGTCTCGGCAAGCTGGGTAATGTTCAAGTCACCGGCGGTGATCGTTCCGCCAGAGAAAGTGTCCTGAGCTGACCACAAAGCGAATGTTGATCCGCCGGCAACCAACACGACGGCACCCGCAGCCGCCCAAATGAGGCCCTTGCGGCGCTTGTTCTCAGTCACAACAATGATCTGATCGTGGTTAGGCATGGAAGCCATAATAAAACTCCTAATTTTTTGGGGATGGTGGTGTTGCCAAAGGTTGGGGCGCGTGCCCTTGGGTGTTAGTTGA
The genomic region above belongs to Arthrobacter alpinus and contains:
- a CDS encoding alternate-type signal peptide domain-containing protein — encoded protein: MASMPNHDQIIVVTENKRRKGLIWAAAGAVVLVAGGSTFALWSAQDTFSGGTITAGDLNITQLAETSFWDVSNDRKDAVDTVGASDGSQLGHLVDDVNTWRIAPGDKLAASFEATATLDGDNLVARLGVDGLDQVTSAISGISYSYEVYYGDQLLVSETALPADADAPLLYLSAPGTGQDAGLEDASNGILGDTATVVTGVAAQSAVFGMPKTTADLNVVIYASFYNDANGDFRYQATDGTVSDRTDVKLADTLADLTVSLEQVRDTGVQFN